The Euphorbia lathyris chromosome 2, ddEupLath1.1, whole genome shotgun sequence genome includes a window with the following:
- the LOC136220924 gene encoding protein SET DOMAIN GROUP 40-like, translating into MENAEYEKLVGFFEWASKLGISDSPNNFHSLPPNSCLGNSLLLSYFPDAGGRGLGAARDLRKGELVLKVPKSTLITRDSLFRDEFLSSAVNNHNPLSPTQILAVCLLFEMGKGKSSFWYPYLIHLPRCYDILATFSEFEKQALQVDDAIWTAEKAISKAEAEWKEAFLLMQQLQFRPQFLTLRAWIWACATISSRTLHVPWDEAGCLCPVGDLFNYAVPEEEPSSYETAESWMNGSFLQDDGPLSSGISRSNVFVEGYDAHMQRLTDGGFDEDNAAYCFYARKNYKKGEQVLLSYGTYTNLELLEFYGFCLDENSNDKVFIPLEASMYICNSWAVDSLYIHEDGKPSFALLSALRLWATPPNQRRSIGHLAYSGSQLSVENEIMVLKWISKSCQSILKSLATTVEEDNLVLSSISKLQNLNKCREVKKMIQCECEFEGEVSAFLEANNVQKVENVCSKTKRSIERWKLAVEWRLRYKTILIDCISYCAQIIISLSTQNA; encoded by the exons ATGGAAAACGCAGAGTATGAAAAGCTTGTAGGGTTTTTCGAATGGGCATCGAAGCTTGGAATTTCAGATTCACCAAACAATTTCCATTCTCTACCACCAAATTCCTGTTTGGGAAACTCGCTTCTTCTCTCTTATTTCCCTGATGCGGGCGG AAGAGGTTTGGGCGCCGCTCGTGATCTTAGGAAAGGAGAATTAGTTCTTAAGGTTCCTAAATCTACCTTGATAACTAGGGACAGTTTGTTCAGAGATGAATTCCTCTCTTCTGCCGTCAATAACCACAACCCTCTCTCCCCTACCCAG ATATTGGCTGTTTGTTTGTTGTTCGAAATGGGTAAAGGAAAGAGTTCATTTTGGTACCCTTATTTGATCCATTTGCCTCGCTGTTATGATATATTAGCTACTTTCAGTGAATTTGAAAAGCAGGCTTTGCAA GTGGATGATGCTATCTGGACAGCAGAAAAGGCAATATCTAAGGCTGAAGCGGAATGGAAAGAAGCTTTTTTGTTAATGCAACAGCTTCAGTTTAGGCCACAATTTCTCACTCTTAGGGCATGGATTTGGGCTTGTGCAACT ATTTCCTCACGAACATTGCATGTACCCTGGGATGAGGCTGGGTGCCTGTGTCCTGTTGGGGACTTGTTCAATTACGCTGTTCCTGAAGAGGAACCAAGTAGCTATGAAACTGCTGAGAGTTGGATGAatggttctttcttgcaagaTGATGGCCCTTTGTCAAGTGGGATTTCTAGAAGTAATGTATTTGTGGAGGGATATGATGCACATATGCAGAGGTTAACAGATGGTGGATTTGATGAAGACAATGCTGCATATTGCTTCTATGCtcggaaaaattataaaaagggggAACAG GTTCTCTTAAGCTACGGAACATACACAAATTTGGAGCTTCTCGAATTCTATGGGTTTTGCTTAGACGAAAATTCGAATGACAAGGTATTTATTCCCTTGGAAGCCAGCATGTATATATGTAATTCATGGGCAGTGGATTCGTTGTACATCCATGAAGATGGGAAGCCATCTTTTGCCTTACTATCGGCTTTGCGCTTATGGGCAACCCCTCCAAACCAGCGGAGATCAATAGGACACCTTGCTTATTCTGGTTCTCAACTTTCTGTAGAAAATGAGATAATGGTCTTAAAATGGATATCTAAAAGTTGTCAATCAATTTTGAAAAGTTTAGCAACGACAGTTGAAGAAGATAATTTAGTCTTATCTAGTATCTCGAAACTCCAAAACTTGAACAAGTGTAGGGAAGTGAAGAAGATGATACAATGTGAATGTGAATTTGAAGGCGAGGTTAGTGCTTTTTTAGAAGCCAATAATGTGCAGAAAGTTGAAAATGTTTGCAGTAAGACAAAGAGGTCAATTGAACGGTGGAAATTAGCAGTTGAATGGAGGTTAAGGTATAAAACGATTCTGATTGATTGCATTTCATATTGTGCTCAAATCATTATTTCTCTCTCAACTCAAAATGCGTAA